A stretch of Anaerotignum faecicola DNA encodes these proteins:
- a CDS encoding substrate-binding domain-containing protein, which translates to GSGTRSAFEEILDVADACKYSNELDSTGAVMAKVASTPGSIGYVSLDVLDDTVKTLKLDGTEATPENIKAGSYFLSRPFVMATKGEISEQNDLVKALFDYIYSDEGTELVKSVGLIPAN; encoded by the coding sequence GGATCCGGCACAAGAAGCGCATTTGAGGAAATCCTCGATGTGGCCGACGCCTGCAAATACAGCAATGAATTAGACAGCACCGGCGCAGTTATGGCAAAGGTTGCTTCCACTCCCGGTTCTATCGGCTACGTTTCCTTAGACGTTCTGGACGATACGGTTAAGACCTTAAAGCTGGATGGAACAGAAGCAACTCCTGAAAATATCAAAGCCGGATCTTATTTCTTAAGCCGTCCGTTCGTTATGGCAACCAAAGGAGAAATTTCCGAGCAGAACGACCTGGTAAAAGCATTATTCGACTACATCTACTCCGATGAAGGCACCGAATTAGTAAAATCCGTTGGTTTAATCCCGGCAAACTAA